In the Candidatus Eisenbacteria bacterium genome, GTTTTTTCGGCCGCCGGTTTGACATACCCGGCGGGCGCTGCGAAGATCGCGTCGTGCCCAGCCCCAAGATGATCGAGGAAGCGGGTTTCGTCCGGCTTTACGGGGCCCGCCAGAATAATCTCAAGAACATCGACGTCGAGTTCCCCCACGCCTCCCTGACCGTCGTGACCGGCGTCAGCGGCTCCGGAAAGTCTTCCCTCGCGTTCGACACGATCTACGCCGAAGGCCAGCGCCGGTACGTCGAATGCGTGTCTACCTATGCGAAGCAGTTTCTGGAGCGCCTTCCCCGCCCCGATTACGACCGGGTCGATGGGCTCGCCCCGGCGCTTGCGATTCGCCAGGGTGCGGCGGCCCAAACGGGCCGGTCCACGGTCGGGACGGTTACCGAAGTCGCCGACCACCTGAGGCTCCTGCTCGCCCGCGTGGGGGAGACGGTCTGCGGCCGATGCGGGACGAAGGTCCCCCGGCACAGCGTGGATTCGGTCCTGGAGGCGATTCTCGCGCGCGGCCGCGAAGAGGTGACGCTCTGGTTCGAGCTTCCAGCCCAAGGCAGGGAGAGCGCCAAGCAGCTCTGGGGCCTCGCGCTTGCGCGGGGCTTCGTCAGGGCGAGATCGGGCTCGGTTGCGCCGCCTCGCGCGCGGGGCGCCACCGCGTCGGCCCGTCCGGGCTGGGCGCGGCTCGACGAGGCGATGCCCAAAGGTTTCGCGTCCCCGATCCAGATTTACGTAGATCGGCTCCTGCCGGCACCGGAGAACCGGACGCGTCTTCGCGAGAGCCTGGAGATCGCCTGGCGCGAAGGGCATGGGCGCGTCTTCGTGGAGCGCGAGACAGGGGAGACCCTCTGCTACCACGACGGCAGGACCTGCGAGCGGTGCGGGCGCGAGTTTCCGGAGCCCCTCCCCCAGCTCTTCTCGTTCAACAGCCCCTACGGCGCCTGCCCCGAGTGCCGCGGTTTCGGGAATATCCTGACCTTCACCCTACGTCGGGTTGTGCCCGATCCGGGGAAGTCGGTGATGGAAGGGGCGCTCGACCCATGGGCCAATTCCTGGCGCGCCCATTTTCTTCCGAAGCTGAAGGCGGTGTCCGAGCGCCACGGCATTCCACTCGACCGGCCCTTCCGCTCGCTCTCCAAGGAACACCGAAAGATCCTTCTCGACGGAGCGCCGGGATTTCGTGGGGTGTTTCCATTCCTCGAGCGGCTCCGGGAGAAGGCGTACAAGTCGAGCGCGAGATTCCTCGTGAAGCGCTACCAGGAAGCTGTCTTGTGCGCCACCTGCGCCGGCAACCGGCTCAAGCCGGAAGCGCTGGAGGTCTACGTGGGAGGCAAGAATATCGCCCAGCTGGCCGCGATGACCGTCGGCGAGCTGCGCACCTTCCTCACCACGCTTCAACTCGATTCCGCGCGCGAGCAGGTCGCGGCCACGATTCTCGCCGAGCTTCGAGGGCGGCTCGAGTATCTGGCCGAGACCGGGCTCCACTACCTCACGCTCGATCGACCCTCCAAGACCCTGTCCGGAGGGGAGGCGCAGCGAATCGAGCTGGCGAACGCTCTGGGGGGGAGCTTGAGCCACGCGCTCTACGTCCTGGACGAGCCGACCGTTGGACTTCATCCGCGTGACACAGAGCGTCTGATTCGGGTCCTGCGCCGGCTCCAGGGGCGGAAGAACACGCTTCTCGTCGTAGAGCACGACCCCGACGTCATCCAATCCGCCGACTATGTCCTGGAATTGGGACCGGGAGCGGGGGAACGAGGAGGCCGTGTGCTCTATCAAGGGCCCCGAGAGGGCTGGCCCGGACGCGACCTAGTCGCCGCGGAATGGGCCGGGGCGATCGCCGACGCGTCGTCGGAGCCCTACGGCCGCGCGAAGAAGGCGGCGTGGATCGAGATTCGCGGCGCGCGCGAGCATAATTTGAAAGGGATCGACGTGAGGATTCCTATCGGGGCGATCGTCGGCGTGTGCGGCGTCTCTGGATCCGGAAAATCTACCCTGGTCGAAGAGATCCTCTGGCGCGCCGCCGCCCGCGCCGCTGGGGAAGACCCGCCGGAGGCCGGAGCGCACGGTTCGGTGACCGGCCTCGACTCGTTCGACCGGGTCGCGCTCGTGGACCAGACCCCGGTGATGAGGTCCCTGCGCTCGAACCCGGTGACCTACGTCAAAGCGTTCGACCGGATTCGCGAGCGGTACGCCCGCACTCCGCTCGCCCGGCAGCGCGGGTACTCACCCGGGACCTTCTCCTTCAACGTGAAAGGCGGCCGCTGTGAGCGTTGCGAAGGAGCGGGAGTCGACCGGGTCGAGATGTATTTTCTCGCGGATCTTTGGGTACCGTGCGAGGCGTGCGGAGGGAGAAGGTACCGCGCCGACGTGCTCGAGGTGAAGGTGCACGGGCTCTCGCTCGACCAGCTCCTGGACAGGACGGTCGAGGAAACGCTGGCGCTCTTCCAGGGGGAGACCGAGATCCAGGAGCCGCTCTGGGTGCTCGAGCGGGTCGGGCTGGGCTACCTGAGGCTCGGACAGCCGCTCTCCACCTTGAGCGGCGGCGAGGTCCAACGGCTCAAGCTCGCGCGCGAGCTCTCCGATCGGGGCTCGGCCGCGACGCTCTACTTGCTCGATGAGCCAACCGTCGGCCTTCACCGCAAGGACGTGTTGGTGCTGCTCCGCGTGCTTCGCGAGCTGAAGCGCCGCGGCTCGACGGTGGTTCTCGTCGAGCACAACCTCGATCTTCTCGCGGCGTGCGATTACCTGATCGAGCTGGGGCCGGAGGGCGGGGAGGCTGGCGGATATCTCGTCGCGGAGGGATCGCCGGACGAGATCGCCCGGAACGAAGCCTCGCTGACGGGGCGCTATCTGAGGAAGACCGCCGCCTGCGCGTAGTCGAAGGGATGATGGCTTGGAACGGACATTCGGCCGCGGATCAGGAGCCCGAGCCGGTTCGTGGCGAGCGCCTCGAATCCCGCGTAGGCGTGCGACTTCACGTAGAAGGCCCCTTTGTAGCTCGTTCGATTGAAGCCTTCGAGCGAGGCGACCTGGACCACCGTGTGGACCCCGGGTCCGAACTCGAACAGGGGACGGATGCGCCAGCCTTGCCGGTACGACCCGGTCGGGCGAAGAAGGACATAAATGCTCACGGCCCCTTCGGTCAGCTGGCTCTTTGCCGTTCCAGTGAGCTCCCCCATGACGCTCCGCTCGAAGGGTCCGCGCTCGTTCAGGAACCTCCGGTAGGCAAAGCTACCGGTTACGTCGAAGAAACCCTGCACCGCGCCGATCCCCAGCTCGAATCGGTCCTGCTCCTCCCCGGTGCGGCCGAAGGTGGAGGTGACCCGCGGCGCCGTGGTCGTGGAATCCTGCGCCGCCGTGCAGCATGCGGAGCTCCCCAGGAGCATGATCTCCAAGAGGGCGAGGGCGAGAAACCGGGATCGGGGAGCGGCCGGTCGGCCCGCGGTCACGGAACCGCCACGTCGCTCGAAGAGATGAAATCCTCGCCGGCGGCGATGTAGCAACGGTAGTTCCCGCGAGGGACGCGCGCGCCGCGCGAATCGGTGAAGTCCCAGATGATCGGGGGCGTGCGGTACTGCCCGATCGTGGCCGCTTCCTCGCCCTCGAGCAGGACCTTGACCAGCGCGCCGTGGGCGTCGAAGGCCGCCAGGTGGACGCGGAGGGTCCGCGGCAGATAGAACGAGATCGAATAGGCCGTCGGGGTCGTGGTCCCGGGCGCGTTCACCAGGCTGGCGCATACCTGAACGTGGTCCCCCGAAGCCCCGAACTTGTCGCACACCGCCCAGGAAGTGGGTTGCGATCCGGGGAAGAACTCGAGGGGGCTGTGCACCTCGTCCGCCGAGCAGCCCAGGATGGCAATCACGAGCAGGCACGCCAGAACCCGCAGGGGCACACGCGCTCCCGTCCGGCCAAGAGAAATGGAGTCGTGAAGGGACCGCCGGCGGGACAGCCGCCGAGGAGAGCCTGGGGGGACGATCAAAGGATACGGCCTTGAGTGACTCTCCGATCGGGAAAAATGGGAGGAAGTTCCCCGCGCATCCACGTGATTCGCACGTTAAAACCTCGCAAGAAACGACCCGCTGGATAGATTAGGTCTTAGCTGCGGATTGGGCACGAGGCGGCAGGGAACTCCGCTCGCACGGATTCTTGTCGACGGCCTCCAGGCTGTCAACATATTTTCGGCGTACCGGCGCGGGAAAAACCGCAAAAGGCGGCCCGGTCCGTGTTTCTTCCCGGTTGCCCGCGGGCCGGGCGGCGTGGTACGGTTCAGCGTTTGCTTCCGGGTCGTTCGTTCCATGACAGAAAGGAAGCTCCTCCGGCGTGTTTGACGAGCTGACCACGAAGCTGGCCGGAGTGTTCCGGAAGCTGACTGGCCGCGGCCGGTTGAGCGAGCAGGACGTCAGGGACGCGGTCCGGGAAATCCGCCGGGTTCTCCTCGAAGCGGACGTGAACCTCGTCGTGGCGCGTGACCTCTGTAAGCGTGTGGAAACTCGGGCGGTAGGTGCCGAGCTTCTGCAGAGCGTCGCGCCCGGGCAGCAGGTCGTCAAGATCGTGTTCGACGAGCTGGTCTCGGCGCTCGGGGGTACTTCCGCGGCCGGAACGCAGTTTCCGTCGAACCGCGCGGCCGTGGTCCTGCTGGCCGGGCTTCAGGGTTCTGGCAAGACCACGAGCGCGGCGAAGCTCGCGAGCCACTGGAAGGAGCGCGGCAAGCGCGTCTTGCTCGCGGCCTTGGATCTGAGGCGCCCGGCGGCGGTCGACCAGCTCGAAGTGCTCGGCCGATCGATTGGGGCGCCGGTCCATGCAGACCGGAGCGCGAAGGACCCCATCCGTCTTGCCCAAGAGGCCCGGTCTCGGGCGGATCGGGAGGGCTTCGACCTTCTGATCGCGGACACGGCGGGCAGGCTCCACGTGGACGAGGAGCTGATGGGCGAAGTGACCCGGCTTCAGGAGGCGCTCCAGCCGACCGAAACGCTCCTTGTTCTGGACGGAATGACGGGCCAGGACGCGGTCCAGATCGCCGAAGCCTTCACGAAGAGCCTTCGAGTGACCGGGTTCATTCTTGCGAAGCTGGACGGAGACGCGCGGGGCGGAGCCGCCCTCTCGCTGCGGGCGGTCTGCGGCGCGCCGATCCGCTATCTGGGCGTGGGTGAGAAGCCCGATGCGCTCGAGACGTTTCACGCGGACCGGCTCGCGTCGCGCATCCTGGGCATGGGGGACGTCGTGACGCTGGTGGAGCGCGCCCAGGAGCGGCTCGATCACTCCAAGGCCGAAGCGCTCGAAAAGAAGCTTCGCAAGGAGGGGTTCACGCTCGAGGATTTTCTCGGGCAGCTTCAGGAGATGAAAAAGCTCGGTCCGCTCGACGAGCTCTTGAAGATGCTCCCCGGGGTGAAGAGCCCGACCCAGGTCAGCGACCAGGATCTCCGGCGGACGGAGGCGATCATCCAATCGATGACGCGTCAGGAGCGAAACCGGCCCCAGATTATCGACGGCAGCCGCCGCAAGCGGATCGCTCGCGGCAGCGGCACCACGGTGCAGGATGTGAACCGCCTGCTCCGGCAATTCGACCAGGCGCGAACGATGCTGAAGCGTTTCGGCGGAAAGCGCGGGCGGCTCCCGATGGGGATGTCGTAGCCGGACGCTCTCCGCCCCACGTACCACCACGGAGGAGCCGAAGAATGTCAGTCGTCATTCGCATGAAGCGGGCGGGCGCCAAGAAACGCCCGTTCTACCGCGTCGTCGTCGCGGATTCGAGATTTGCGCGCGACGGCCGCTACATCGAGCAGCTGGGTTATTACGACCCCCTGACCGAGCCGGCGAAGTTTCACGTCGATGCGGGAAGGTTCGAGCAGTGGATCCGCCGCGGCGCGAGGCCCTCGGAGTCCGTCGGGGTGATGATGGCGAAGCACGCGCCCGGGGCGCTTCGTCCGGCGCCGCTCCCCCTCGAACCCCGGCCCGAGGGGGCCGAGGTGAAGGCGCCGGAAGCGAAGCCCAAGAAGGCGAAGAAGGCGAAGGGCGTCGCCAAGGCGGCTCGCAAGGCGAAGCCGGTCACCAAGGGGAGCCAGAAGAAAGCCAAGACCCGGGCCAAGGCCAAAGCCAAGAAGGCGACCGGCGGGCCCAAGGCGAAGGCGGCGAAGAAACCGAAGAAATGAGCGATCCGGCGCGGCTCAAAGCGTTCATCGAGTATTGCGCGCGAAACCTGGTGGACCATCCGGATCTCGTGCACGTGGACGAGCGCGTCACCGGGCAAACCGCGGTTTACACCCTGCGCGTGGGACCGACCGATTTGGGAAAGGTGATCGGCAGGGAAGGGAAGACGGCGCACGCATTGCGGACGCTCCTCTCTGCGTCTGCAAGCGCCGGGGACCGGCGCGCCGTGCTCGAGATTGCCGACTGAGCGACCCGAGGAGCCGATTCTGGTGGGCTCGATCGCGCGGGCTCACGGGATCAAGGGCGAAGTTGTCGTGGACGTCTGGAGCGACGCCCCCGAGCGGTTTGCGCCGGGAGGAAGGGTCACGGCGCGCCTCGTGGGCGGCATGGAGCGGCCGCTGACCGTTCGGGCCGCGCGCCCGTTCGGGGAGCGGCTCCTCCTGAGCTTCGAGGGAGTCGCGACACGCACCGAGGCGGAGGCGCTCCGAGGCGCCGATCTCACGATCCCCCGCCGGGACGTGGCGGCGTTGCCGGACGGGACGCATTACCGCTTCGAGCTGCTCGGGCTTCGCGTCCTCACCCGCGAGGGCTCGGAGCTCGGCACGGTCGCGGACATCTTCTCGACGGGCAGCAACGACGTCATCGTCGTACGGGGTTCACGGGGCGAGACCTTGCTCCCGTTCTTGGCGAGCGTCGTCTTGTCGATCGACTTGGAGCGCGGCGAGATGACGGTGGAGGTTCCGCCCGGGCTGAGCGAGTAGCCCGCGGGGGAGCCGGAATGCGCTTCTCGATCCTGACGTTGAACCCGGGATTTTTCTCGGGGTCGCTCGATGAGGGCATGATCCGGATCGCCCGGGAAAAGGGGCTCCTGGAGGTCGTGATGGTCCCGATCCGCGACTTCACGTCCGACCGCTACGGCACGACCGACGACTACCCCTACGGGGGCGGCGCGGGCATGGTGATGAAGGTGGAGCCCATCGTGCGAGCCTACGAGAGCGTGCGCCGGCGGGCGGGCGCCGATTCGCCCCGCATGCTCGTCACCTCCCCCCAGGGGCGCCGTTTCACGCAGGGCTGGGCGCAGGAGCTCAAAGATGCGCGCGAGATCGCGGTGCTCTGCGGGCGGTACAAGGGGATCGACGAGCGGGTGATCTCGCGCCTGGGCGCCGAGGAGGTCTCGATCGGCGACTACGTGCTCTCGGGCGGGGAGGCTGCGGCGATCGTGATTCTGGACGCGGTCGCGCGGCTCATCCCGGGGGTGCTGGGGGACGCGGAATCCGCGGAGGCGGATTCCTTTTCGGAGCCTCTTTTGGACGCTCCCGTGTACACTCGCCCCGAAGAGTTCGAGGGCCGGCGCGTGCCGGAGGTATTGCTGAGCGGAAATCACGAGCGCATCCGGCTGTGGCGGCGCCGCGAAGCGCTCCGCCGAACATGGCATCGGCGTCCCGATCTGCTCCTCGGGCGCTCGCTGAGCGACGAAGACCGATCGCTATTGGACGAGATAAAGAAAGAGGAGGAACCATGAGCACGGTGGAGCGGTTCGAAAACCGATTCAAGACGGATCGGAAGATGGAGTTTGCTCCCGGCGACACGATCAAGGTCTACGTGCGCGTCATCGAAGGAGAGAAAGAGCGCTCCCAGGTCTTCCAGGGCGTGGTCACCAGCATCCGCGGAAGCGGGATGCGACAGAGCTTCACGGTCCGCAAGGTATCCGGAGGTGTCGGCGTCGAGAGGACGTTCCCGCTCCATTCCCCGGCCGTGGCCAAGATCGACCTGGCCCGCAAGGGGAAGGTTCGCAGGGCGAAGCTCTTCTACTTGAGGGGGAAACGGGGCAAGTCGGCGAAGGTCGGCGAGCGCGAGAAGCTGAACCCCGAGAGCGCCTAGACCGGGGCCTTAGGCCATGGCGCGTCGGGGGCTTGCCCGCTTCGATGACGGATTTCGCGGCCGCTGGGGTGATCTCCTCGGGGGGGTCGACGAGGCGGGGCGCGGACCGCTCGCCGGTCCGGTCGTCGCCGCGTGCGTCGTGCTTCGACCGGGGACGAAGCTTCCCGGCGTTCGCGATTCGAAGGCGATGACCGCGCCCGAGCGCGAAGAGGCGCTCGAGCGGATTCGCGTCCAGGCGGTCGCGATGGGTGTCGGGGTGGGGAGCGTGATGGAGGTCGATGCCTTCAACATCCGCATGGCCTCCCTCCTCGCGATGCGCCGGGCGATCGAAGCCCTGGGGATGACCCCCCAGGGCTTTCTTGTTGATGGGCTGGACGCGCTCGTCTGCGACGCTCCCTGCGAAGCCGTTGTGGATGGCGACGCCAAGAGCCTCGCGGTGGCGGCGGCCTCCGTCCTCGCGAAGGTGACGCGCGACGCGATGATGGACGAGCAGGCGGTGTCGTATCCGCTGTATGGATTCGAGCACA is a window encoding:
- the trmD gene encoding tRNA (guanosine(37)-N1)-methyltransferase TrmD, whose translation is MRFSILTLNPGFFSGSLDEGMIRIAREKGLLEVVMVPIRDFTSDRYGTTDDYPYGGGAGMVMKVEPIVRAYESVRRRAGADSPRMLVTSPQGRRFTQGWAQELKDAREIAVLCGRYKGIDERVISRLGAEEVSIGDYVLSGGEAAAIVILDAVARLIPGVLGDAESAEADSFSEPLLDAPVYTRPEEFEGRRVPEVLLSGNHERIRLWRRREALRRTWHRRPDLLLGRSLSDEDRSLLDEIKKEEEP
- a CDS encoding ribonuclease HII; this encodes MARRGLARFDDGFRGRWGDLLGGVDEAGRGPLAGPVVAACVVLRPGTKLPGVRDSKAMTAPEREEALERIRVQAVAMGVGVGSVMEVDAFNIRMASLLAMRRAIEALGMTPQGFLVDGLDALVCDAPCEAVVDGDAKSLAVAAASVLAKVTRDAMMDEQAVSYPLYGFEHNKGYATPEHCEALRVHGPCGIHRKSFRPVRELLFVQEVLEGF
- the rpsP gene encoding 30S ribosomal protein S16, encoding MSVVIRMKRAGAKKRPFYRVVVADSRFARDGRYIEQLGYYDPLTEPAKFHVDAGRFEQWIRRGARPSESVGVMMAKHAPGALRPAPLPLEPRPEGAEVKAPEAKPKKAKKAKGVAKAARKAKPVTKGSQKKAKTRAKAKAKKATGGPKAKAAKKPKK
- a CDS encoding signal recognition particle protein, translated to MFDELTTKLAGVFRKLTGRGRLSEQDVRDAVREIRRVLLEADVNLVVARDLCKRVETRAVGAELLQSVAPGQQVVKIVFDELVSALGGTSAAGTQFPSNRAAVVLLAGLQGSGKTTSAAKLASHWKERGKRVLLAALDLRRPAAVDQLEVLGRSIGAPVHADRSAKDPIRLAQEARSRADREGFDLLIADTAGRLHVDEELMGEVTRLQEALQPTETLLVLDGMTGQDAVQIAEAFTKSLRVTGFILAKLDGDARGGAALSLRAVCGAPIRYLGVGEKPDALETFHADRLASRILGMGDVVTLVERAQERLDHSKAEALEKKLRKEGFTLEDFLGQLQEMKKLGPLDELLKMLPGVKSPTQVSDQDLRRTEAIIQSMTRQERNRPQIIDGSRRKRIARGSGTTVQDVNRLLRQFDQARTMLKRFGGKRGRLPMGMS
- a CDS encoding 50S ribosomal protein L19 is translated as MSTVERFENRFKTDRKMEFAPGDTIKVYVRVIEGEKERSQVFQGVVTSIRGSGMRQSFTVRKVSGGVGVERTFPLHSPAVAKIDLARKGKVRRAKLFYLRGKRGKSAKVGEREKLNPESA
- the uvrA gene encoding excinuclease ABC subunit A — its product is MPSPKMIEEAGFVRLYGARQNNLKNIDVEFPHASLTVVTGVSGSGKSSLAFDTIYAEGQRRYVECVSTYAKQFLERLPRPDYDRVDGLAPALAIRQGAAAQTGRSTVGTVTEVADHLRLLLARVGETVCGRCGTKVPRHSVDSVLEAILARGREEVTLWFELPAQGRESAKQLWGLALARGFVRARSGSVAPPRARGATASARPGWARLDEAMPKGFASPIQIYVDRLLPAPENRTRLRESLEIAWREGHGRVFVERETGETLCYHDGRTCERCGREFPEPLPQLFSFNSPYGACPECRGFGNILTFTLRRVVPDPGKSVMEGALDPWANSWRAHFLPKLKAVSERHGIPLDRPFRSLSKEHRKILLDGAPGFRGVFPFLERLREKAYKSSARFLVKRYQEAVLCATCAGNRLKPEALEVYVGGKNIAQLAAMTVGELRTFLTTLQLDSAREQVAATILAELRGRLEYLAETGLHYLTLDRPSKTLSGGEAQRIELANALGGSLSHALYVLDEPTVGLHPRDTERLIRVLRRLQGRKNTLLVVEHDPDVIQSADYVLELGPGAGERGGRVLYQGPREGWPGRDLVAAEWAGAIADASSEPYGRAKKAAWIEIRGAREHNLKGIDVRIPIGAIVGVCGVSGSGKSTLVEEILWRAAARAAGEDPPEAGAHGSVTGLDSFDRVALVDQTPVMRSLRSNPVTYVKAFDRIRERYARTPLARQRGYSPGTFSFNVKGGRCERCEGAGVDRVEMYFLADLWVPCEACGGRRYRADVLEVKVHGLSLDQLLDRTVEETLALFQGETEIQEPLWVLERVGLGYLRLGQPLSTLSGGEVQRLKLARELSDRGSAATLYLLDEPTVGLHRKDVLVLLRVLRELKRRGSTVVLVEHNLDLLAACDYLIELGPEGGEAGGYLVAEGSPDEIARNEASLTGRYLRKTAACA
- the rimM gene encoding ribosome maturation factor RimM → MRLQAPGTGAPCSRLPTERPEEPILVGSIARAHGIKGEVVVDVWSDAPERFAPGGRVTARLVGGMERPLTVRAARPFGERLLLSFEGVATRTEAEALRGADLTIPRRDVAALPDGTHYRFELLGLRVLTREGSELGTVADIFSTGSNDVIVVRGSRGETLLPFLASVVLSIDLERGEMTVEVPPGLSE
- a CDS encoding KH domain-containing protein produces the protein MSDPARLKAFIEYCARNLVDHPDLVHVDERVTGQTAVYTLRVGPTDLGKVIGREGKTAHALRTLLSASASAGDRRAVLEIAD